A stretch of the Serratia marcescens genome encodes the following:
- the rhtB gene encoding homoserine/homoserine lactone efflux protein, whose amino-acid sequence MTLDWWLTYLLTTLILSLSPGSGAINTMSTGISHGYRGAAASIAGLQVGLSAHIVLVGIGLGALISQSLLAFELLKWLGAAYLVWLGIQQWRAAGALDLHALAGSMPRRRLFRRAVLVNLTNTKSIVFLAALFPQFILPNQPQAEQYLVLGVTTVVVDILVMIGYATLATRIAGWLRTPRQMQLLNRVFGSLFILVAGLLATARKA is encoded by the coding sequence ATGACCTTGGACTGGTGGTTAACCTACCTGCTGACCACGCTTATCCTCAGCCTGTCCCCCGGCTCAGGCGCCATCAATACCATGAGCACCGGCATCAGCCACGGCTATCGCGGCGCCGCCGCATCGATCGCCGGGCTGCAGGTCGGGCTGAGCGCGCACATCGTGCTGGTGGGCATCGGCCTCGGCGCGCTGATTTCTCAATCGCTGCTGGCGTTCGAACTGCTGAAATGGCTGGGCGCCGCCTACCTGGTGTGGCTCGGCATCCAGCAATGGCGCGCCGCCGGGGCGCTGGATCTGCATGCGCTGGCGGGCAGCATGCCGCGCCGCCGTCTGTTCCGCCGTGCGGTGCTGGTCAACCTGACCAACACGAAAAGCATCGTGTTTCTCGCCGCGCTGTTCCCACAGTTTATCTTGCCCAATCAGCCGCAGGCCGAGCAGTATCTGGTGCTCGGTGTCACCACCGTGGTGGTGGATATTCTGGTGATGATCGGTTACGCCACCCTGGCGACGCGCATCGCCGGCTGGCTGAGAACCCCGCGCCAGATGCAACTGCTTAACCGGGTGTTCGGTTCGCTGTTCATTTTGGTGGCGGGGCTGCTGGCGACCGCCCGCAAAGCCTGA
- the pldB gene encoding lysophospholipase L2, with the protein MASFTLSSDDWLTRETQFAAFATGPLLDFWRLREEGEFSGVDGVPIRFVRFRSARHQRVVVVSPGRIESYVKYPEVAYDLFHCGYDVVIVDHRGQGRSGRLLADTHRGHVVNFADYVDDFEQLWQREVESRGYRQRFALAHSMGGAILAQFLQRRPQAFDAAAFCAPMFGIQLPMPGWLADRILDWAETRPAIRDYYAVGTGQWRPLPYVVNVLTHSRERYRRSLRYYADYPELQVGGPTYHWVRESIRAGRQIIAQAGEITTPLLLLQAGEERVVDNRSHQAFCQALSDAGRPCEGGLPWVINGARHEILFERDAMRAEALNAILRFFAQHLGGALPPTTPSEVRT; encoded by the coding sequence ATGGCCTCGTTCACTCTCAGCTCCGATGACTGGTTAACGCGTGAAACGCAGTTCGCTGCCTTCGCCACCGGGCCGCTGCTGGACTTCTGGCGGCTGCGGGAAGAAGGCGAGTTCAGCGGCGTGGACGGCGTGCCGATCCGCTTTGTGCGTTTTCGCTCCGCACGGCATCAGCGAGTGGTGGTGGTCAGCCCCGGCCGCATCGAAAGCTACGTGAAATACCCCGAGGTGGCCTACGATCTGTTCCACTGCGGTTACGATGTGGTGATCGTCGATCATCGTGGCCAGGGGCGCTCCGGCCGTTTACTGGCGGATACGCACCGCGGTCATGTGGTAAACTTCGCCGACTACGTGGACGATTTCGAGCAGCTTTGGCAGCGCGAGGTCGAATCGCGCGGTTATCGGCAGCGCTTCGCGCTGGCGCATTCGATGGGTGGCGCGATCCTGGCGCAGTTCCTGCAGCGTCGGCCGCAGGCGTTCGACGCGGCGGCGTTTTGCGCGCCGATGTTCGGCATCCAGTTGCCGATGCCGGGCTGGCTGGCCGACCGCATTCTCGACTGGGCGGAGACCCGCCCGGCGATCCGCGACTATTACGCGGTGGGCACCGGCCAGTGGCGGCCGCTGCCCTATGTGGTTAACGTGTTGACCCACAGCCGCGAACGCTATCGGCGCAGCCTGCGCTATTATGCCGATTACCCCGAGCTGCAGGTGGGCGGGCCGACCTACCATTGGGTGCGGGAGAGCATTCGTGCCGGCCGGCAGATTATCGCTCAGGCCGGGGAGATAACAACGCCGCTGTTGCTTTTGCAAGCCGGTGAGGAGCGGGTGGTCGACAACCGTTCGCACCAGGCTTTTTGTCAGGCTCTGTCAGACGCGGGGCGCCCTTGCGAAGGGGGGCTCCCGTGGGTTATCAACGGCGCACGCCATGAGATCCTGTTCGAGCGGGACGCGATGCGCGCCGAAGCACTGAACGCAATCCTGCGCTTCTTTGCTCAACACTTAGGCGGCGCGCTGCCGCCGACAACTCCATCAGAGGTTAGAACATAA
- the yigL gene encoding sugar/pyridoxal phosphate phosphatase YigL: MYHVVASDLDGTLLSPDHTLSPYAKETLKLLTQRGVHFVFATGRHHIDVGQIRDSLEISAFMITSNGARVHNTAGELIFSHNLDGDIARDLYGMLHDDPEITTNVYRNDDWFTNRESPEQEEFFQESVFKYQLFEPGLLETDGVCKVYFTCEDHERLLQVEDAINARWGDRVNVSFSFPTCLEVMAGGVSKGHALEEVAKIIGYTLQECIAFGDGMNDLEMLSMAGKGCIMRDAHQRLKDMLPELEVIGSNVDNAVPHYLRKMFL; this comes from the coding sequence ATGTATCACGTCGTCGCTTCCGATTTAGATGGCACGCTGCTGTCTCCCGACCATACCCTGTCGCCGTACGCCAAAGAAACGCTGAAGTTGCTGACCCAACGCGGCGTGCATTTCGTGTTCGCCACCGGCCGCCACCATATCGACGTGGGGCAGATCCGCGACAGCCTGGAGATCAGCGCCTTTATGATCACTTCCAACGGCGCGCGGGTGCATAACACCGCCGGCGAGCTGATTTTCAGCCATAACCTGGACGGGGATATCGCCCGCGATCTGTACGGCATGCTGCACGACGATCCGGAGATCACCACCAACGTCTACCGTAACGACGATTGGTTTACCAACCGCGAAAGCCCGGAGCAGGAAGAATTCTTCCAGGAGTCGGTGTTCAAATATCAGCTGTTTGAGCCGGGCCTGCTGGAAACCGACGGCGTCTGCAAGGTTTACTTCACCTGTGAAGATCACGAGCGTTTGCTGCAGGTGGAAGACGCCATCAACGCGCGCTGGGGCGATCGGGTCAATGTCAGCTTCTCGTTCCCGACCTGCCTGGAAGTGATGGCGGGCGGCGTGTCGAAAGGGCATGCGCTGGAAGAAGTGGCCAAGATCATCGGCTATACGCTGCAAGAGTGCATCGCCTTCGGCGACGGCATGAACGATCTGGAGATGCTGTCGATGGCCGGCAAGGGTTGCATCATGCGCGATGCGCATCAGCGCCTGAAGGATATGCTGCCGGAGTTGGAGGTGATCGGTTCCAACGTCGATAACGCGGTGCCGCACTACCTGCGCAAGATGTTCCTCTGA
- the glpQ gene encoding glycerophosphodiester phosphodiesterase: protein MRTQVKALLTGIILATSMVSAAQAADKVVIAHRGASGYLPEHTLPAKAMAYAQGADYLEQDLVMTKDNELVVLHDHYLDRVTDVAERFPDRARKDGRYYAIDFTLAEIKSLKFTEGFEIENGKKVQGYPGRFPMGKSDFRVHTFQEEIEFVQGLNHSTGKNIGIYPEIKAPWFHKQEGKDISSKVLAVLKQYGYTGKNDNVYLQCFDANELKRIKNELEPKLGMDLKLVQLIAYNDWQETYEQKADGKWVEYDYDWMFKPGAMKKIAQYADGIGPDYHMLVVADKSKPGHIVLTDMVKEAHASKLAVHPFTIRADALPKYVTDVNQLYDVIYNQAGVDGVFTDFPDKGVQFLQKQGQHK from the coding sequence ATGCGGACTCAAGTCAAAGCCCTGCTGACAGGGATCATTCTCGCCACCTCGATGGTCAGCGCCGCACAGGCGGCGGACAAAGTGGTGATCGCCCACCGTGGCGCCAGCGGCTACCTGCCGGAACACACCCTGCCGGCGAAAGCGATGGCCTACGCCCAGGGCGCCGATTACCTCGAACAAGATCTGGTGATGACCAAGGACAACGAGCTGGTAGTGTTGCACGATCATTACCTCGATCGCGTCACCGACGTCGCCGAACGCTTCCCGGACCGCGCGCGCAAAGACGGCCGCTACTACGCCATCGACTTTACGCTGGCGGAGATCAAATCGCTGAAGTTCACCGAAGGCTTTGAAATCGAAAACGGCAAGAAGGTACAGGGTTATCCTGGCCGCTTCCCGATGGGCAAATCCGACTTCCGCGTACACACCTTCCAGGAAGAGATCGAGTTCGTGCAGGGTCTGAACCATTCGACCGGCAAGAACATCGGCATCTACCCGGAAATCAAGGCGCCTTGGTTCCACAAACAGGAAGGCAAAGACATCTCCAGCAAAGTGCTGGCGGTGCTCAAGCAGTACGGCTATACCGGCAAAAACGACAACGTCTACCTGCAGTGCTTCGACGCCAACGAGCTCAAACGTATCAAGAACGAGCTGGAGCCGAAGCTGGGTATGGATCTGAAGCTGGTGCAGCTGATCGCCTATAACGACTGGCAGGAAACCTACGAGCAGAAAGCCGATGGCAAGTGGGTAGAATACGACTACGACTGGATGTTCAAACCAGGCGCGATGAAGAAAATCGCTCAGTATGCCGACGGTATCGGGCCGGACTACCACATGCTGGTCGTGGCGGATAAATCCAAGCCGGGCCACATCGTGCTGACCGACATGGTGAAAGAAGCGCACGCCAGCAAGCTGGCGGTGCATCCGTTCACCATCCGCGCCGATGCGCTGCCGAAGTATGTTACCGACGTGAACCAGCTGTATGACGTGATTTACAACCAGGCCGGCGTCGACGGCGTGTTCACCGACTTCCCGGACAAGGGCGTGCAGTTCCTGCAGAAACAGGGCCAGCACAAGTAA
- the glpT gene encoding glycerol-3-phosphate transporter codes for MLSIFKPAAHTARVPSDKVDPLYRKLRWQIFLGIFFGYAAYYLVRKNFTLAMPYLIEQGFSRGDLGFALSGISIAYGFSKFIMGSVSDRSNPRVFLPAGLILAAAVMLFMGFVPWATSSIAVMFVLLFLCGWFQGMGWPPCGRTMVHWWSQKERGGIVSIWNCAHNVGGGLPPLLFLLGMAWFNDWHAALYMPAFGAILVALIAFALMRDTPQSCGLPPIEEYKNDYPDDYSEKDEEELTAKQIFMQYILPNKLLWYIAVANVFVYLLRYGILDWSPTYLKEVKHFALDKSSWAYFLYEYAGIPGTLLCGWMSDKVFKGNRGATGVFFMTLVTIATVVFWMNPAGNPTVDMICMLVIGFLIYGPVMLIGLHALELAPKKAAGTAAGFTGLFGYLGGSVAASAIVGYTVDFFGWDGGFMVMIGGGVLAVILLLLTMLNEKKHHAEIAAKRG; via the coding sequence ATGTTGAGTATTTTTAAGCCGGCCGCACACACCGCCCGTGTGCCGAGCGATAAGGTAGATCCGCTCTACCGTAAGCTGCGCTGGCAAATTTTCCTGGGGATCTTCTTCGGTTACGCCGCCTACTACCTGGTGCGTAAGAACTTCACCCTGGCCATGCCTTACCTGATCGAACAAGGCTTCAGCCGCGGCGACCTCGGCTTCGCGCTGTCAGGCATCTCCATCGCCTACGGCTTCTCCAAATTCATCATGGGCTCGGTCTCCGACCGTTCCAACCCGCGGGTGTTCCTGCCCGCCGGCCTGATCCTGGCGGCGGCGGTGATGTTGTTCATGGGCTTCGTGCCGTGGGCCACCTCCAGCATCGCGGTGATGTTCGTTCTGCTGTTCCTGTGCGGCTGGTTCCAGGGCATGGGGTGGCCGCCGTGCGGCCGCACCATGGTGCACTGGTGGTCGCAGAAAGAACGCGGCGGCATCGTTTCCATCTGGAACTGCGCCCACAACGTGGGTGGCGGCCTGCCGCCGCTGCTGTTCCTGCTGGGTATGGCCTGGTTCAACGACTGGCACGCGGCGCTGTACATGCCGGCCTTCGGCGCCATCCTGGTGGCCCTGATCGCCTTCGCCCTGATGCGCGACACCCCGCAATCCTGTGGCCTGCCGCCGATTGAAGAGTACAAAAACGACTATCCGGACGACTACAGCGAAAAAGACGAAGAAGAGCTGACCGCCAAGCAGATCTTCATGCAGTACATTCTGCCGAACAAGCTGCTGTGGTACATCGCGGTCGCCAACGTGTTCGTCTATCTGCTGCGTTACGGCATTCTGGACTGGTCGCCGACTTACCTGAAAGAAGTGAAACACTTCGCGCTGGACAAATCTTCCTGGGCCTACTTCCTGTATGAATACGCCGGTATCCCGGGCACCCTGCTGTGCGGCTGGATGTCGGACAAAGTGTTCAAAGGCAACCGCGGCGCCACCGGCGTGTTCTTCATGACGCTGGTGACCATCGCCACCGTGGTGTTCTGGATGAACCCGGCCGGTAACCCGACCGTGGACATGATCTGTATGCTGGTCATCGGCTTCCTGATCTACGGCCCGGTGATGCTGATCGGCCTGCACGCGCTGGAGCTGGCACCGAAGAAAGCCGCCGGCACCGCCGCGGGCTTCACCGGCCTGTTCGGCTACCTGGGCGGCTCGGTTGCGGCCAGCGCCATCGTCGGTTACACCGTGGACTTCTTCGGTTGGGACGGCGGCTTCATGGTGATGATCGGCGGCGGCGTGCTGGCGGTTATCCTGCTGCTGCTGACCATGCTGAACGAAAAGAAACACCACGCGGAAATCGCCGCCAAGCGCGGTTAA
- the glpA gene encoding anaerobic glycerol-3-phosphate dehydrogenase subunit A, translated as MSSYFDGGETDVIIIGGGATGAGIARDCARRGLRCILLERHDIATGATGRNHGLLHSGARYAVTDGESARECIEENRILKRIAHHCIERTNGLFITLPQDSLDYQQQFIAACRQADIDAEAIDPQLALRLEPAANPALIGAVRVPDGTVDPFRLTAANMLDAREHGAQILTYHQVVGLLRSGDRVTGVRVYDHQNQRRYELHAPVVVNAAGIWGQQIAEYADLRIRMFPAKGALLILGHRINNMVINRCRKPADADILVPGDTISLIGTTSTHIDYDQIDNMLVTPQEVDILIREGALLAPTLAQTRILRAYAGVRPLVASDDDPSGRNVSRGIVLLDHASRDGLEGFITITGGKLMTYRLMAEWATDKVCEKLGVNRPCTTAQDALPGSRQSAEETVRSVVSLPASIRGSAIYRHGDRASQVPAADRLDTSLVCECEAVTAGEVRYAVNSLTVNNLVDLRRRTRVGMGTCQGELCACRAAGLLTRFNVSTPQQSIAQLSQFLNERWKGVRPIAWGDALRESEFTSWVYQGLCGLEAQADKEREADDAI; from the coding sequence ATGAGCAGCTATTTTGACGGCGGCGAAACGGATGTGATCATCATCGGCGGCGGCGCCACCGGCGCAGGCATCGCCCGCGACTGTGCGCGGCGCGGCTTGCGTTGCATTTTGCTGGAGCGCCACGACATCGCCACCGGCGCCACCGGCCGCAACCACGGTTTATTGCACAGCGGTGCGCGCTATGCGGTGACCGACGGCGAGTCGGCGCGCGAGTGCATCGAAGAAAACCGCATCCTGAAACGTATCGCTCATCACTGTATCGAGCGCACCAATGGGCTGTTCATCACCCTGCCGCAGGACTCGCTGGACTATCAGCAACAGTTTATCGCCGCCTGTCGCCAGGCCGACATCGACGCCGAGGCGATCGACCCGCAGCTGGCGCTGCGGCTGGAGCCGGCGGCTAACCCGGCGCTGATCGGCGCGGTGCGCGTGCCGGACGGCACCGTCGATCCTTTCCGGCTGACCGCCGCCAACATGTTGGACGCGCGCGAACACGGCGCGCAGATCCTGACCTACCACCAGGTGGTGGGATTGTTGCGCAGCGGCGATCGGGTGACGGGCGTGCGCGTTTACGACCATCAGAATCAGCGGCGTTATGAGCTGCATGCGCCGGTGGTGGTCAACGCCGCCGGCATCTGGGGCCAGCAGATCGCCGAATACGCCGACTTGCGCATCCGCATGTTCCCGGCCAAAGGGGCGCTGCTGATCCTCGGCCATCGCATCAACAACATGGTGATCAACCGCTGCCGCAAACCGGCAGACGCCGACATCCTGGTGCCGGGCGACACCATCTCGTTGATCGGCACCACCTCGACCCATATCGACTACGACCAAATTGACAACATGCTGGTGACCCCGCAGGAGGTGGACATTCTGATCCGCGAGGGGGCGCTGCTGGCGCCCACCCTGGCGCAGACCCGCATTCTGCGCGCCTATGCCGGGGTGCGGCCGCTGGTGGCCAGCGACGACGACCCTAGCGGGCGCAACGTCAGCCGCGGCATCGTGCTGCTCGATCACGCCAGCCGCGACGGGCTGGAAGGGTTTATCACCATCACCGGCGGTAAGCTGATGACCTACCGCCTGATGGCGGAGTGGGCCACCGACAAGGTGTGCGAGAAGCTTGGCGTAAACCGCCCGTGCACCACTGCGCAGGACGCGTTGCCCGGATCCCGCCAGTCGGCGGAGGAAACGGTGCGCAGCGTGGTTTCTCTGCCCGCCAGCATTCGCGGTTCGGCAATTTATCGTCACGGCGATCGCGCCAGCCAGGTGCCGGCGGCCGATCGGCTCGATACCAGCCTGGTGTGCGAATGCGAGGCGGTGACCGCCGGGGAAGTGCGTTATGCGGTCAACTCGCTGACCGTCAATAACCTGGTGGATCTGCGCCGCCGCACCCGCGTCGGCATGGGCACCTGCCAGGGCGAACTCTGCGCCTGCCGCGCCGCTGGGCTGCTGACGCGCTTTAACGTCAGCACGCCGCAGCAATCCATCGCGCAGCTGTCGCAGTTCCTCAACGAACGCTGGAAAGGCGTGCGGCCGATCGCCTGGGGCGACGCGCTGCGCGAGAGTGAATTTACCAGTTGGGTTTACCAGGGGTTATGCGGGCTTGAAGCCCAGGCCGACAAAGAGCGGGAGGCGGATGATGCGATTTGA
- the glpB gene encoding glycerol-3-phosphate dehydrogenase subunit GlpB, which translates to MRFDVVVIGGGLAGLSCAIAVAEQGKRCAVVSSGQSALYFSSGSLDLLARLPDGTPVEMPLAALPQLAQQAPQHPYALIGPGRVAALSAAAQRLLERCGLNLQGEGASNHLRITPLGTRRATWLSPQAIPTLPLTGQLPWRRIAVIGIEGFLDFQPQMAADSLSRELGVETEVAYLHMPALDRLRNNPSEFRAVNIARVLDLMESLPPMAEELRRLAGEAEALFLPACLGLEDDASLAVLQDAVGKPIRLLPTLPPSVPGMRLHQALRRRFQQLGGVFMPGDSVLRAECEAGRVTGLYTRNHGDIPLRAQQVVLASGSFFSNGLVANFDGVREPIFELDVHSRADRADWSRRELFAPQPYLQFGVRTDGRLRAMKQGMPFDNLYAIGAVAGGYDPLQQGCGAGVSLIGALHVAQQIAAEENA; encoded by the coding sequence ATGCGATTTGACGTAGTGGTGATTGGCGGCGGCCTGGCGGGTCTGAGCTGCGCCATTGCCGTGGCCGAACAGGGCAAGCGTTGTGCGGTGGTCAGTTCCGGCCAGAGCGCGCTCTACTTCTCCTCCGGTTCGCTCGATCTGCTGGCGAGATTGCCGGACGGTACGCCGGTCGAGATGCCGCTGGCGGCGTTACCGCAGCTGGCGCAACAGGCGCCGCAGCATCCGTATGCCCTGATCGGGCCTGGCCGGGTGGCGGCGCTGTCCGCCGCCGCACAGCGGCTGCTGGAGCGCTGCGGGCTGAACCTGCAGGGCGAGGGAGCCAGCAATCATCTGCGTATTACGCCGCTCGGCACGCGCCGCGCCACCTGGCTCAGCCCGCAGGCGATCCCGACGCTGCCGCTGACCGGCCAACTGCCGTGGCGGCGCATCGCGGTGATCGGCATCGAAGGATTCCTCGACTTCCAGCCGCAGATGGCCGCCGACTCCCTGAGCCGCGAGCTCGGCGTAGAGACGGAGGTGGCCTATCTGCACATGCCGGCGCTGGACCGATTGCGCAATAACCCCAGCGAGTTCCGCGCGGTAAACATCGCCCGGGTACTGGATTTGATGGAAAGCCTGCCGCCGATGGCCGAAGAGCTGCGGCGGCTGGCGGGGGAAGCCGAGGCGCTCTTCCTGCCTGCCTGTCTGGGCCTGGAGGACGATGCGTCGCTGGCGGTGTTGCAGGATGCGGTCGGCAAGCCGATCCGGCTGCTGCCGACGCTGCCGCCTTCGGTGCCCGGCATGCGCTTGCATCAGGCGCTGCGGCGGCGTTTCCAACAGCTGGGCGGCGTTTTCATGCCTGGCGACAGCGTGCTGCGCGCCGAGTGTGAAGCCGGCCGCGTCACCGGCCTGTATACCCGCAACCACGGCGATATTCCGCTGCGGGCGCAGCAGGTGGTGCTGGCCAGCGGCAGCTTCTTCAGCAACGGGCTGGTGGCGAATTTCGACGGGGTGCGCGAGCCAATCTTCGAGCTGGACGTACACAGCCGCGCGGATCGCGCCGACTGGAGCCGGCGCGAGCTGTTTGCACCGCAGCCTTATCTGCAGTTTGGCGTGCGCACCGATGGCAGGCTGCGGGCGATGAAACAGGGAATGCCGTTCGACAATCTGTATGCCATCGGCGCGGTCGCCGGCGGCTACGATCCGCTGCAGCAAGGCTGCGGCGCCGGCGTGTCATTGATCGGTGCGCTGCACGTCGCGCAGCAGATCGCCGCGGAGGAAAACGCATGA
- the glpC gene encoding anaerobic glycerol-3-phosphate dehydrogenase subunit GlpC — translation MSLHQDHSFESCIKCTVCTTYCPVAKVNPLYPGPKQAGPDGERLRLKDPALYDEALKYCTNCKRCEVACPSDVKIGDIIQRARADFAQNKPTLRDAILSHTDIMGSLSTPFAPIVNAATGLKPVRKLLDKALKIDHRRELPKYSFGTFRRWYRQQVQAQQRYAEQVAFFHGCFVNYNHPQLGKDLIRVFNALDIGVQLLKREKCCGVPLIANGFIEQAKKQARVNAESLHEAVLERGIPVVATSSSCTFTLRDEYPHLLDVDTTPVRDRVELATRYLYRLINQGRSLPLQHTPLRVAYHTPCHMEKMGWTAYTLELLRQIPGLELVVLDSQCCGIAGTYGFKSENYATSQGIGAPLFRQIEESGVDLVVTDCETCKWQIEMSTSKRCEHPITLLAQALT, via the coding sequence ATGAGCCTGCATCAGGACCACAGCTTTGAAAGCTGCATCAAATGCACCGTCTGCACCACCTACTGCCCGGTCGCCAAAGTGAACCCGCTCTATCCGGGGCCGAAACAGGCGGGGCCGGACGGCGAGCGGCTGCGGCTGAAAGATCCGGCGTTGTACGACGAAGCGCTGAAATACTGCACCAACTGCAAACGTTGTGAAGTGGCCTGCCCGTCCGACGTCAAAATCGGCGATATCATTCAACGCGCCCGCGCCGACTTCGCCCAGAACAAGCCGACGCTGCGCGACGCCATCCTCAGCCACACCGACATCATGGGCTCGCTGTCGACGCCGTTCGCGCCGATCGTCAACGCCGCTACCGGGCTGAAACCGGTGCGCAAGCTGTTGGACAAGGCGCTGAAGATCGATCACCGTCGCGAACTGCCGAAATACTCGTTCGGCACCTTCCGCCGCTGGTACCGGCAACAGGTGCAGGCTCAGCAGCGTTATGCCGAGCAGGTGGCGTTTTTCCACGGCTGCTTCGTCAACTATAACCATCCGCAGCTGGGCAAGGATTTGATCCGGGTGTTCAACGCGCTGGATATCGGCGTGCAGCTACTGAAACGCGAGAAATGCTGCGGCGTGCCGCTGATCGCCAACGGGTTTATCGAGCAGGCCAAAAAGCAGGCCAGGGTCAACGCCGAATCGCTGCATGAAGCGGTGCTGGAACGCGGCATTCCGGTGGTGGCGACCTCATCGAGCTGCACCTTCACCCTGCGCGACGAATACCCGCATCTGCTGGACGTGGACACTACCCCGGTGCGCGATCGGGTGGAGCTGGCGACGCGCTATCTCTATCGCCTGATCAATCAGGGGCGCAGCCTGCCGCTGCAGCACACGCCGCTGCGGGTGGCTTATCACACGCCTTGCCATATGGAGAAAATGGGCTGGACCGCCTACACCCTGGAGCTGCTGCGGCAGATACCGGGGCTGGAGCTGGTGGTGCTGGATTCGCAGTGCTGCGGCATCGCCGGCACCTACGGGTTTAAATCGGAGAACTACGCCACTTCGCAAGGTATCGGCGCGCCGCTGTTCCGGCAGATCGAAGAGAGCGGGGTGGATCTGGTGGTGACCGACTGCGAAACCTGCAAATGGCAGATAGAAATGTCCACCAGCAAGCGCTGCGAACATCCGATCACCTTGCTGGCGCAGGCGCTGACGTAA
- a CDS encoding DcrB family lipoprotein, with protein sequence MRKVAKLMGISLLALGLAACDGNTKDTKAAPDGAAASAPAGQQVSLLDGKLAFTLPVGMADQSGKLGNQANNMHVYADSTGQRAVIVILGDKTADSLETLAKRLENTQRARDANLQVITNKALDVNGVPLRQLDSIITSGGEKAYSSVLIGSLNNNMLTIQVTLPADNQQQAQTEAEGIISTLKLKQ encoded by the coding sequence ATGCGTAAAGTAGCGAAATTGATGGGTATCAGCCTGCTGGCGCTTGGCCTCGCGGCCTGCGACGGCAACACCAAAGACACCAAGGCAGCGCCAGACGGCGCAGCGGCCAGCGCGCCGGCTGGGCAGCAGGTCAGCCTGCTGGACGGTAAACTGGCGTTCACCCTGCCGGTTGGCATGGCGGATCAGAGCGGCAAGCTGGGCAACCAGGCCAACAACATGCATGTTTACGCAGACAGCACCGGCCAGCGCGCGGTGATCGTCATCCTGGGCGACAAGACCGCCGACAGCCTGGAGACCCTGGCCAAGCGCCTGGAGAATACCCAGCGCGCGCGTGACGCCAACCTGCAGGTGATCACCAACAAAGCGCTCGACGTCAACGGCGTGCCGCTGCGTCAGTTGGACAGCATCATCACCAGCGGCGGTGAAAAAGCTTATTCCTCCGTCCTGATCGGTTCGCTGAACAACAACATGCTGACCATTCAGGTGACGCTGCCGGCGGACAATCAGCAGCAGGCGCAGACCGAAGCCGAAGGCATCATCTCCACCCTGAAGCTGAAGCAGTAA
- a CDS encoding GNAT family N-acetyltransferase, whose protein sequence is MTPIVRTATLEEIHRLYQRIPEFGGLHSLADLQRRIGAAPASLLIAEIGGQPAGFKLGYQRQETVFYSWLGGVLPTCRRHGVAQALLAEQERWARAQGYRQLTVKTRNRFRAMLTMLLAHHYQIVQLEKIGEVADYRLLLEKNL, encoded by the coding sequence ATGACCCCAATCGTCCGCACCGCCACGCTCGAAGAAATCCACCGCCTTTACCAACGCATCCCCGAATTCGGTGGCCTGCATAGCCTGGCCGATCTGCAGCGGCGTATCGGTGCCGCCCCCGCCAGCCTGTTGATCGCCGAGATAGGCGGGCAGCCGGCCGGTTTCAAACTCGGTTATCAACGGCAGGAAACGGTGTTTTACAGCTGGCTGGGTGGCGTGCTGCCGACATGCCGTCGCCACGGCGTGGCGCAGGCCTTGTTGGCCGAACAGGAACGCTGGGCGCGGGCGCAGGGCTATCGCCAACTGACGGTCAAAACCCGTAACCGGTTCCGCGCCATGCTGACGATGCTGCTCGCCCATCACTATCAGATTGTTCAGCTGGAAAAGATAGGCGAAGTGGCTGATTATCGGCTATTACTGGAAAAAAACTTGTGA